The Streptomyces sp. M92 nucleotide sequence CGGCTCGCGCGCGTGATGGGTGAGCACGAACACCGGGGCGTGGAACGGAGGGTCGTCGCCCCACCAGCCGTTCCAGGGCCGGTCCCAGGCGCCGCGCACCGGGCCGAACATGTTGCGTCCCATGATGAACGCCTTCGCGGCGGCCAACTGCTCGAGCTCGGCCCGGTTCTCGTCGGGGGTGTCGAACATCCAGGCGTGCAGTCCGGCCCCCGAGCCGTCGCCGCCGTCGTCGCCGAAGGGGCGGTCCTGCGTCTGGTTGAGCCCGGCCGAGAACCCGTCGACCGAGATCGTGATGTCGCCGATCACCCTGCCCGGTCGATCGGTCATCGCTACTCCTTCGCACCGAGAGCGGCGGCCTGCTGGGTGGACGGGCCGATGTCTCACATCCTCTCCCTCCGACGGGGAGCTGTCGACTCGCCCGGCCGCCCGGTGGCGGCGGGGCGACGGGCTCCAGAGAGCCGGCCCGCGGGAACGGGACGCGGTCAGGGACGGCGTGCGGCCCACACGGTGCGTTCGGTGCGCACGGCCGGACCGCCGCGGCGCAGTACGCCGCCGTCCTCCCCCCCGGCTCTCCGTCCGCGGTCGGAGGGACCCCCGAACCGGTCGGCCCGAAGATTCCGTGAGGCCGGGCCGCCGGCGTCCGTTCCCCTCCGGGCGGGCGACACATACGATCTGCCCGTCCGATCCGGAGGTTCCGTCCATGCCCGTGCCCGTGCCCCCGCCGAGCCTGCTGGCCGTCTTCGCCCACCCGGACGACGAGTCGTTGTCGGCGGGCGGGGTGCTCGCCGGGCACGCCGCCGCGGGAGGTCGCACCGCGGTCGTCACGGCGACCTGGGCCGAGGACAGCCCGCGGGCCGCTGAGTTGGCCGAAGCCCTGCGGACGCTCGGCGCGGGCGCGCCGCGAATGCTCGGTTACGCCGACGCGCGTGTCCCGTCGTCGGCGCCGGGCAGGCCGAGGCTCCGCGACGCGCCGCTCGACGAGGCGGTGCGGAAACTGGTGGCGCACATCCGGGACTTCCGCCCGGAGATCGTCGTCACCCACGACGCGTACGGCGGGC carries:
- a CDS encoding dihydrofolate reductase family protein — its product is MTDRPGRVIGDITISVDGFSAGLNQTQDRPFGDDGGDGSGAGLHAWMFDTPDENRAELEQLAAAKAFIMGRNMFGPVRGAWDRPWNGWWGDDPPFHAPVFVLTHHAREPRPMEGGTTFHFVTDGIASALARAREAAGDGDVQIQGGATTVNQYLAAGLIDELRLHIAPVTLGAGTRLFDGVPPSRLEQVSSRSASLVTHVTYRVRGVV